From one Eisenibacter elegans DSM 3317 genomic stretch:
- a CDS encoding prohibitin family protein: MTSCAVVRQDQVGVKRKLGRLTGRIISPGVTLINPFTTTVLRLPNRTVNLEVELDLPSKEGLTIRAEVSILYHIDPTQAVKIVTNSGLNYERTVILPVFRSAVADVSSRFFAKDMHTAQRAVIEIEVQEHMSRVLSERGFIIESVLMKRVQLPAGLSRAIEEKLQAEQESQRMEFILTREKLEAERRKIEAAGVRDAQRIINEGLTPLIIQYMSIEALRELSKSNNTKTIFIDSKSPFLINPER; encoded by the coding sequence ATGACCTCCTGTGCGGTTGTTCGTCAAGACCAAGTCGGCGTGAAACGCAAACTAGGCCGCTTGACTGGCCGCATAATCTCACCCGGTGTTACGCTTATCAATCCTTTTACAACAACTGTTTTGCGCCTTCCCAACCGTACTGTCAATCTAGAAGTTGAGTTGGATTTACCCTCTAAAGAAGGTTTGACTATCCGCGCCGAGGTATCTATCCTATATCATATCGACCCTACGCAGGCCGTCAAAATTGTAACCAATTCTGGCCTCAACTATGAGCGTACTGTCATCCTGCCTGTGTTTCGCTCTGCGGTAGCCGATGTAAGTTCACGTTTTTTTGCTAAGGATATGCACACAGCCCAGCGTGCTGTTATCGAAATCGAAGTACAAGAACATATGAGTCGTGTATTGTCTGAAAGGGGCTTTATTATTGAGTCTGTCTTGATGAAACGTGTGCAACTACCCGCAGGGCTATCGAGGGCGATAGAAGAAAAGCTTCAAGCCGAACAAGAGTCGCAACGAATGGAGTTTATCCTTACTCGTGAGAAGCTCGAAGCCGAGCGCCGAAAAATCGAAGCTGCCGGTGTGCGTGATGCACAACGAATTATCAATGAAGGACTGACACCGCTGATTATTCAGTATATGTCTATCGAAGCGCTACGCGAGCTGAGCAAGTCTAACAATACCAAAACGATTTTTATAGACAGCAAGTCGCCATTCTTGATTAACCCTGAGCGGTAG
- a CDS encoding MBL fold metallo-hydrolase: MSTELIRIPLPSRFAYDKVNVYLALGDTPTLIDCGEYFPKSIETLQAALADYGLKIQDLAQIILTHAHVDHMGAAGWLASQSGAVVRMSEGVWPWVADFEACLSQRITVLQEAYRQAGMPETMQQMFVEGLKAFRSVWSQIPPEQVALFDLAGGQTLQFAQSTWEVLYTPGHSVVQNSFYDAQGQRLISADAVLPQTPVAVVEQRLDKPTLRSYSLPQMLDTFEQLARLPVKQILPGHGTIDTPLAELLKQQGMRIEHRTEETLAWVRRGHHRVFDIAQQLYAKAALPHFFLGFTMTLGYLDLLEVRGLVVCEQDAQGWRYVSKS, encoded by the coding sequence ATGTCCACAGAATTGATTCGTATTCCCTTGCCTTCGCGTTTTGCTTATGACAAGGTCAATGTCTATCTGGCGTTGGGCGATACGCCTACCCTGATTGACTGCGGGGAATATTTCCCAAAAAGTATTGAAACCCTCCAGGCCGCATTGGCAGATTATGGGCTAAAAATTCAAGATCTAGCGCAAATCATCTTGACCCACGCCCACGTAGATCATATGGGGGCTGCTGGTTGGCTGGCGAGCCAAAGCGGCGCAGTAGTGAGAATGTCAGAAGGCGTATGGCCTTGGGTGGCAGATTTTGAGGCCTGCCTCAGCCAACGAATAACGGTCTTACAGGAGGCCTATCGCCAAGCAGGAATGCCCGAAACAATGCAGCAGATGTTTGTTGAGGGTTTGAAGGCCTTCCGCTCGGTCTGGTCACAGATACCGCCGGAACAAGTAGCTCTTTTTGACCTAGCCGGCGGCCAAACCCTTCAATTTGCCCAAAGCACTTGGGAGGTACTGTATACCCCCGGGCATTCAGTAGTGCAGAATAGCTTTTATGATGCACAGGGCCAACGCCTCATCTCTGCGGATGCGGTATTGCCCCAAACACCGGTCGCTGTTGTGGAGCAGCGCCTCGACAAGCCCACACTTCGGAGCTATAGCCTACCCCAGATGCTCGATACTTTTGAGCAGCTCGCCCGCCTGCCTGTCAAGCAAATCCTCCCCGGGCACGGAACCATTGATACCCCCTTGGCCGAACTACTCAAGCAACAAGGTATGCGTATCGAACACCGCACAGAAGAAACGCTTGCTTGGGTTCGTAGAGGACACCATCGTGTATTTGATATAGCCCAACAACTATACGCCAAAGCGGCTTTACCTCATTTTTTCCTAGGTTTTACGATGACTCTCGGCTACTTAGACTTGCTCGAAGTACGGGGACTGGTTGTTTGTGAACAAGATGCGCAAGGATGGAGGTATGTCAGCAAATCCTAA
- the ispE gene encoding 4-(cytidine 5'-diphospho)-2-C-methyl-D-erythritol kinase, which translates to MIDFPNIKINIGLDIIQRRADGYHDIASCFYPVAWSDVLEIVPLELQEETRFEQSGLAIPPDGQQNLCLRAYQLVKQHFFLPPVAFHLHKKIPVGAGLGGGSADAAFALKMLNTMLELELSAADLIDFARKLGSDCAFFIPNSPQYCTQKGDVFEPIALPQLQGKHILLVYPNLHISTAQAYAGVQPQAPTINLQEALKAPLAAWKDIVKNDFEPGLFERYPLLSQLKTQLYDVGAVYASMSGSGSTIYGIFEGQPPSLDFPENYHTWQGLLG; encoded by the coding sequence ATGATTGACTTTCCCAACATCAAAATCAATATCGGCCTAGACATCATCCAGCGGCGCGCCGATGGTTATCACGATATTGCCTCTTGTTTTTATCCTGTGGCTTGGTCGGATGTACTCGAAATTGTGCCTTTAGAACTTCAGGAAGAGACTCGCTTCGAGCAAAGCGGCCTAGCCATCCCACCCGATGGGCAGCAAAATCTCTGTCTGCGCGCCTATCAGCTAGTGAAGCAGCATTTCTTCCTCCCACCTGTAGCGTTTCATCTCCACAAAAAAATTCCTGTTGGAGCCGGGCTGGGTGGCGGTTCGGCAGATGCCGCTTTTGCACTCAAAATGCTCAACACAATGCTAGAGCTAGAACTATCAGCGGCAGATTTGATTGATTTTGCCCGCAAGCTTGGCAGCGACTGTGCTTTTTTCATTCCCAATAGCCCCCAATATTGTACCCAAAAGGGGGATGTCTTCGAGCCCATTGCCCTGCCACAGCTCCAAGGCAAACATATCCTCTTGGTATATCCCAACTTACACATCAGCACAGCCCAGGCATACGCCGGAGTACAGCCTCAAGCTCCTACCATCAACCTACAAGAAGCTCTCAAAGCCCCCTTGGCGGCGTGGAAAGATATCGTCAAAAATGATTTTGAGCCAGGGCTATTTGAACGTTATCCGTTACTGAGCCAACTCAAAACCCAACTCTATGATGTAGGCGCTGTATATGCCTCTATGAGTGGCTCAGGGTCTACAATCTATGGCATTTTTGAAGGACAGCCTCCATCGCTCGATTTTCCCGAAAACTATCATACTTGGCAAGGACTGCTGGGCTAA
- a CDS encoding glycosyl hydrolase, which produces MRYLGRFILFLVFSLFSLAALGLLTFQYLSQNADRNTPSQRYTPLQWPQDTTTLAAKRAPSLALAKDTFELSVFKNPSRQYYPWLHWWWPNSTPTEQALTHALQQMASQHFGGFTIQAIQLSDKEKFDRAQFYNKIVWLAQEAQKHELSMDLTFAGGFGTGGVMVAPEDGLQSLAFGEMQVRGGRIVSRRIPPPQKTWAQHLLNAQEWVEARPIADYNAKEAQLVAVLAFEEEANRRRWNPLAAGQHLQLASKTVKILTDKVDAQGRLYWAADPGMWRVIVVYQMPASENIAHSPTALQGWALQVLDSAIVSRHWQQQRQALQPLTRRKGALRAIRQEGLRWQTPYLWHPQLLEIFERQNGYSLLPYLPLLAQTQVLPQDWQKQGAAKQYAYRLGSTDERIRYDYERLRSELWMGQFLNTSLHQAHQQGWLLRSHIYPQSIDLLQASGLSDLPEMSTEMGQNPMAAKLVSSGAHLHRKPLVAATVGDFPAQPYAPPPQKLKIAIDRLLLSGANQLSFKGFYTTGKGIHESSSEAITGTDFSARYPYYQWMPAINQYVARCQYVLQQGAPETDVLIYHPFLDFPLDFDHHSPYTEMWHQGRWTAYENTDTPANAWLPEWLRKQYRPSASAQQAWYEQVWQLIQTLENQGYTWSWVNDERLQDASVADSNLIINGLRYKALILSGVDAIPYTTADKLAKLNNQGLAILSYGAWPSRHTGFHQHQSRDKTVGQAMGYIANHTRSKRISQANQLLPALQDSTLRVYPALAYLAPYPELRHTTRRLGAQERLVFLQNSSSDSREFILRFERNYQNYYLLNPMNGLCAALLPDSSAQLRLRLAPYESVVFYVGKPPVPLSVVEHAPWEAAFPQKPDTTHLLTQWTLSVQSPKFTQGFLTLVMRPLTDWREQPQLGTLSEVGVYLNKLVLAQKQEDLRYYLDLGQVGFGAEVQVNAQKMPLLWALPYRLDITEALQKGNNRIIVKVRPSGASQMPAGLIGPVKLLLVRTHTSPNKPLQKPL; this is translated from the coding sequence ATGCGGTATCTCGGTCGTTTTATTCTTTTCCTAGTTTTCAGCCTGTTTAGTTTGGCGGCTCTGGGGCTGCTGACTTTTCAGTACCTCAGCCAAAATGCTGACCGCAACACGCCATCACAGCGCTATACGCCGCTCCAATGGCCTCAAGACACGACCACCTTGGCCGCCAAGCGAGCCCCTTCGCTAGCCTTGGCTAAGGATACTTTTGAGCTTTCAGTATTCAAAAACCCTAGCCGACAGTACTACCCCTGGCTGCACTGGTGGTGGCCAAATAGCACTCCTACCGAGCAAGCACTCACCCATGCCCTCCAACAGATGGCAAGTCAGCATTTTGGCGGATTTACCATACAGGCCATACAACTGTCCGATAAAGAGAAATTTGATAGAGCACAATTTTACAACAAAATAGTTTGGCTAGCTCAAGAAGCCCAAAAACACGAGCTGTCGATGGACTTGACCTTTGCTGGTGGATTTGGCACCGGCGGTGTCATGGTCGCTCCCGAAGACGGTCTACAAAGCTTGGCTTTTGGCGAAATGCAAGTACGTGGCGGGCGCATTGTTTCCCGACGTATCCCCCCACCTCAAAAAACTTGGGCGCAGCACCTGCTCAATGCCCAAGAATGGGTCGAAGCACGCCCTATTGCTGACTACAACGCAAAAGAGGCCCAACTAGTAGCCGTATTGGCGTTTGAAGAAGAGGCTAATCGCCGCCGTTGGAACCCCCTCGCCGCAGGGCAACACCTACAGCTGGCCTCAAAAACGGTCAAAATACTGACTGACAAGGTCGACGCCCAAGGACGTTTGTACTGGGCTGCCGACCCGGGTATGTGGCGTGTCATTGTGGTATACCAAATGCCTGCTTCTGAGAACATCGCTCACAGCCCCACAGCCCTACAAGGTTGGGCGCTCCAAGTTTTGGATTCAGCCATCGTATCCCGTCATTGGCAACAACAACGACAAGCGCTACAGCCGCTGACTAGGCGCAAAGGCGCGCTTCGCGCCATCCGACAAGAAGGGCTGCGATGGCAAACTCCTTATCTTTGGCATCCGCAGCTGCTCGAAATCTTTGAGCGCCAAAACGGCTATAGCCTGTTGCCTTATTTGCCTTTGCTTGCCCAAACACAAGTATTGCCACAAGATTGGCAAAAACAGGGCGCAGCCAAGCAATATGCCTACCGACTGGGAAGTACGGACGAGCGCATTCGCTATGATTATGAACGGCTGCGCTCTGAGCTTTGGATGGGGCAATTTTTAAACACCAGCCTCCACCAAGCACACCAACAAGGCTGGCTTTTGCGTAGCCATATCTATCCCCAATCGATAGACTTGCTCCAAGCCTCTGGCCTGAGCGATTTGCCCGAAATGAGCACCGAAATGGGGCAAAACCCTATGGCGGCCAAGCTTGTCAGCTCAGGAGCGCACCTACACCGCAAACCTTTGGTAGCCGCCACTGTGGGCGACTTCCCAGCACAGCCCTATGCCCCACCACCACAAAAGCTGAAAATAGCCATCGACCGGCTGCTGCTCTCGGGTGCAAACCAACTTTCTTTCAAGGGATTTTATACCACCGGAAAGGGTATACACGAAAGTTCATCTGAAGCCATTACTGGTACCGACTTCTCAGCCAGATACCCCTACTACCAATGGATGCCGGCTATAAACCAATATGTAGCCCGATGCCAGTATGTGCTCCAACAAGGAGCGCCCGAAACCGATGTGTTGATTTATCATCCGTTTTTGGACTTCCCACTTGACTTTGACCATCACAGCCCTTACACCGAAATGTGGCACCAAGGCCGCTGGACTGCCTACGAAAACACAGATACACCTGCCAATGCTTGGCTGCCCGAGTGGCTACGCAAGCAATATCGCCCCTCGGCCTCTGCCCAACAAGCTTGGTATGAGCAGGTCTGGCAACTGATACAGACACTTGAAAATCAGGGGTATACCTGGAGTTGGGTCAATGATGAGCGCCTGCAAGACGCATCAGTAGCCGACAGCAACCTGATAATCAACGGCCTGCGATACAAGGCACTGATTCTGTCGGGAGTAGATGCCATACCTTATACTACTGCCGACAAGCTGGCCAAACTAAACAACCAAGGGCTGGCTATTTTGAGCTATGGCGCTTGGCCTAGCCGCCATACAGGCTTTCACCAACACCAAAGCCGCGACAAAACCGTTGGGCAGGCAATGGGCTATATCGCAAATCATACCCGTAGCAAGCGCATTAGCCAAGCAAACCAGCTATTGCCCGCCCTACAAGACTCTACGCTCCGGGTTTATCCTGCCTTGGCCTATCTAGCTCCTTATCCTGAGCTTCGGCATACAACCCGCCGCCTAGGCGCACAAGAGCGGTTGGTCTTTTTACAAAATAGTAGTAGCGACAGCCGAGAGTTTATCCTACGCTTTGAGCGCAATTACCAAAATTACTACTTGCTTAACCCAATGAACGGCCTTTGTGCAGCGCTTTTGCCCGATAGTAGCGCCCAACTACGCCTACGTCTCGCGCCCTACGAGTCGGTGGTGTTTTATGTGGGCAAACCTCCTGTGCCGCTATCAGTAGTCGAACACGCCCCTTGGGAGGCTGCTTTCCCACAAAAGCCTGATACAACGCACCTCCTCACCCAATGGACGCTTAGCGTGCAGTCTCCCAAATTTACTCAAGGATTTTTGACCTTGGTGATGCGCCCACTGACAGACTGGCGCGAGCAGCCCCAGCTCGGCACACTCTCCGAAGTAGGGGTTTATCTCAACAAGCTTGTATTGGCACAAAAACAAGAAGATCTCCGCTACTATCTTGACCTTGGTCAAGTAGGCTTTGGTGCAGAGGTGCAGGTCAATGCGCAAAAAATGCCTCTTTTGTGGGCTTTGCCTTATCGGCTCGACATTACGGAGGCCTTACAAAAGGGCAATAACAGAATCATTGTCAAGGTGCGCCCTAGCGGCGCTAGTCAAATGCCCGCCGGACTGATAGGGCCGGTTAAATTATTGCTTGTGCGAACCCACACAAGCCCCAACAAGCCATTACAAAAGCCATTATGA